The following proteins come from a genomic window of Leptospira bandrabouensis:
- a CDS encoding TonB-dependent receptor plug domain-containing protein produces MKQYWLQLLIFLLTFVWVLPSYAEGNIEVIFQIVKSNSGKPVNNALVISKKGKTSAVSNEEGIAKLRFPEPGYYEIKISTADKTESVFREVRFKGQVILVTIYESNLAGILVSGERDKTPLSRYGLVQEEIKRLPGVSGDSLKALQTVPGVVIGAPVGILPSVFTNIGSNLLTGNPYSNSERGDLSLRGGGTRQNQYYFDGFPLPYPFHLGNQSSVLNNNLIKSFDVFSGAFPAKYGYATGGIIAIEGTDRVDENKTVINTNLFLSDVYNQSKILPGLAMISSGRKNYPNVVLLQAYPQGIPEDAKFAEYQDYQWKLIWDINSEHRLTVQTFGTRDRQAYTKAQADLERGGGDPRPPTGLDRMFRTDAIRYVWKGKSFRNTLSYSRTSFNEFFELRFTNPLTAENIFGLQNRTTDSITYVHNAFEWELWEEHLKLEAGVQGRFRETTLKGENISSYNRLFFDIFNDLLNSNAAFRSVIDGDRIRYKEKSAYAELPFKYAGFRLTPGARIDNYSGSNETNLAPRITGGYLFESTKTGIMAGHGIHYNAPVSIEALSSKSGNPNLFMERAEHNSIGVSQELANHWQIKIEGFRNIFQNIIVPDAYIVDPYALNNDVRVFVNETAKVLANPITPKNLNYSNAGYGHSEGVEIFIKKTKDPREQSGLFGWISYTNSITKRINNQSRLNSDETRNRTLLNNSRTLLAQSKLGTNYINYYDDNNVEVIYNNDKEQLYDLDRTHILNIVFGYKFNPEWMVGGRFRYFSGTPYTPITSATRANQAATFGLNLYFPNYSSNYNSDRFLPFHQFDLRIDRIENYSWGYVNTYIEFVNFYGRRNQAGFDFDNTKNFQRNQNPAPTYDTVNSPYIVSQTPNGKMAIIPLVNIGIEVRF; encoded by the coding sequence ATGAAACAATATTGGTTACAATTATTAATCTTTCTTCTAACTTTTGTTTGGGTTTTGCCCAGTTATGCAGAAGGAAATATAGAAGTTATATTTCAAATTGTAAAATCCAATTCCGGAAAACCAGTAAACAATGCTTTAGTTATTTCAAAAAAAGGAAAAACAAGTGCGGTATCAAACGAGGAAGGAATCGCCAAACTTCGATTTCCCGAACCAGGATATTATGAAATCAAAATTTCGACCGCTGACAAAACAGAATCAGTATTTCGAGAAGTCCGTTTTAAAGGCCAAGTAATCCTTGTCACTATATACGAATCAAACTTAGCAGGAATTTTGGTGAGTGGGGAGAGGGATAAAACTCCGCTTTCTCGGTATGGACTGGTCCAAGAGGAAATCAAACGTCTTCCGGGAGTTTCCGGTGATTCCTTGAAAGCACTGCAAACGGTTCCTGGTGTTGTGATTGGGGCCCCCGTAGGGATTTTACCATCTGTATTTACAAACATTGGATCCAATTTACTCACTGGAAATCCTTATAGCAATAGCGAAAGAGGGGACCTATCTTTGCGAGGAGGCGGTACAAGGCAAAATCAATATTACTTTGATGGATTTCCTCTTCCTTATCCCTTTCATTTAGGAAATCAATCTTCTGTTTTAAATAATAACCTAATCAAGTCTTTTGATGTATTTTCAGGTGCATTTCCGGCTAAATATGGTTATGCGACTGGAGGAATTATTGCCATTGAAGGTACAGATCGGGTGGATGAAAATAAAACTGTCATCAATACCAATTTGTTTTTATCAGATGTTTATAACCAATCCAAAATCCTACCAGGACTTGCCATGATCAGTTCTGGCCGTAAAAATTATCCTAACGTAGTTCTACTCCAAGCCTATCCCCAGGGAATTCCTGAAGATGCTAAATTTGCTGAATACCAAGACTACCAATGGAAACTCATTTGGGATATTAACTCCGAACATAGATTAACAGTACAAACTTTTGGAACAAGAGATCGCCAGGCTTATACAAAGGCCCAAGCAGATTTAGAACGGGGAGGAGGAGACCCAAGACCACCTACTGGACTCGATCGTATGTTCCGAACCGATGCGATTCGTTATGTTTGGAAAGGAAAATCCTTTCGAAATACCTTATCTTATTCCCGTACCTCTTTTAATGAATTTTTTGAACTTCGTTTTACTAATCCACTGACGGCAGAAAATATTTTTGGGTTACAGAACAGAACCACTGATTCTATTACTTATGTGCATAATGCTTTCGAATGGGAACTTTGGGAAGAACATCTCAAACTCGAAGCGGGAGTGCAGGGTCGCTTCCGAGAGACAACTCTTAAGGGAGAAAATATTTCTTCCTATAACCGCTTATTTTTTGATATATTCAATGATCTTTTAAACTCGAATGCAGCGTTTCGATCTGTGATTGATGGAGACCGAATTCGGTATAAGGAAAAATCTGCCTATGCAGAACTTCCTTTTAAATATGCTGGTTTTCGCCTAACACCAGGTGCACGAATTGACAATTATTCAGGCAGTAACGAAACCAATTTGGCTCCCAGGATTACTGGCGGTTATCTTTTTGAATCCACAAAAACAGGGATCATGGCAGGGCATGGAATTCATTATAACGCCCCAGTGTCTATCGAAGCACTATCTTCGAAGTCAGGAAATCCTAATTTGTTTATGGAAAGAGCCGAACACAATTCAATTGGTGTGAGCCAAGAATTAGCAAACCATTGGCAAATTAAAATCGAAGGTTTTCGTAATATCTTTCAAAACATCATTGTTCCCGATGCCTATATTGTGGATCCTTATGCTCTCAATAATGATGTTAGGGTTTTTGTAAATGAAACGGCAAAGGTACTTGCAAATCCGATCACTCCCAAAAATCTCAACTATTCCAATGCAGGTTATGGACATTCAGAAGGTGTAGAAATTTTTATCAAAAAAACAAAAGATCCAAGAGAACAGTCAGGGCTTTTTGGATGGATTTCTTACACAAACTCTATCACCAAACGAATCAATAACCAATCCAGGTTGAATAGTGATGAAACTAGAAATAGAACTTTACTCAATAATTCAAGAACACTTTTGGCACAAAGCAAATTGGGAACCAACTACATCAATTATTACGATGATAACAATGTAGAAGTGATTTATAATAATGACAAAGAACAACTTTATGATTTGGACAGAACTCATATTTTGAATATTGTATTTGGTTATAAATTCAATCCAGAATGGATGGTGGGTGGCAGGTTTCGGTATTTTTCGGGAACACCTTATACTCCCATAACTAGTGCTACACGAGCCAACCAAGCTGCCACTTTTGGTTTGAATTTATATTTTCCAAATTATTCTAGTAATTATAACAGCGATCGATTTCTACCTTTCCATCAGTTTGATTTGCGAATTGATCGAATTGAAAACTATTCCTGGGGATATGTGAATACTTACATTGAATTTGTGAATTTTTATGGGCGAAGGAACCAAGCGGGTTTTGACTTTGATAATACTAAAAACTTCCAAAGGAATCAGAATCCGGCCCCTACTTATGATACTGTCAATTCTCCTTATATTGTCTCTCAAACACCTAACGGAAAAATGGCGATCATTCCTCTTGTGAATATCGGTATCGAGGTAAGATTTTGA
- the ilvD gene encoding dihydroxy-acid dehydratase: MSLNRYSRTLTQDESLPASQAMIIGSGVPYEDLNKPFIGIGSTGFDGNPCNMHLTTLSALQKKSILDTKQMVGLLFNTIGVSDGITNGNDGMRYSLPSREIIADSIETIAGAHYYDGLLFTAGCDKNMPGAIMAMARLNRPSIMVYGGTINGGHYKGEKLNIVSAFEAYGKKINGKITEDDFKEVIKNSCPGPGACGGMYTANTMATAIEVMGMSLPYSSSSPARSEEKKKECMNIGKYMYNLLEKDIKPSDIITPKSILNALRVVTILGGSTNAALHMIAIARTMGIPLDLEQIQKVTDTTPLLADMKPSGKYLMEDLHAIGGTPAIMKFMLREGLLDGSCLTVTGKTIAENLEALPDLPSDQDLLRPVSNPIKKEGHIQVLYGNIAKKGAVAKITGHEGEMFEGKAICFDSEVEANAGIRDGKVKPGHVVVIRYVGPKGGPGMPEMLKPTSAIIGAGLGDNVALITDGRFSGGSHGFVVGHITPEAMEGGEIAFVQDGDKILIDARTNKLEVLVSPEELEKRRAAWKKPPYRITTGYLWKYIQMVKDASTGCLTDR; the protein is encoded by the coding sequence ATGTCTTTGAATCGATACAGCCGCACCCTTACCCAAGATGAATCCCTTCCTGCTTCGCAAGCCATGATCATTGGATCGGGAGTTCCTTATGAAGATTTGAACAAACCATTCATAGGAATTGGAAGTACGGGATTTGATGGAAATCCGTGTAACATGCACTTAACTACTCTATCTGCCTTACAAAAGAAAAGTATCTTAGATACAAAACAAATGGTGGGTTTATTATTTAATACGATAGGTGTGAGCGATGGAATTACCAATGGAAATGACGGAATGCGTTATTCCCTACCATCCAGAGAGATCATAGCCGACTCCATTGAAACGATTGCCGGTGCTCATTATTATGACGGACTGCTTTTTACAGCTGGTTGCGATAAAAATATGCCAGGTGCCATTATGGCAATGGCAAGACTCAACCGTCCATCCATCATGGTCTATGGCGGAACCATCAACGGTGGTCACTATAAAGGGGAAAAATTAAATATTGTTTCAGCCTTTGAAGCTTACGGAAAAAAAATTAACGGTAAAATCACGGAAGATGATTTTAAAGAAGTGATTAAAAATTCCTGCCCGGGGCCTGGCGCCTGTGGTGGAATGTATACTGCCAACACAATGGCAACTGCCATTGAAGTCATGGGAATGAGTTTGCCTTATAGTTCTTCTTCCCCTGCACGCAGTGAAGAGAAAAAGAAAGAGTGTATGAATATTGGAAAGTATATGTACAATCTTTTAGAAAAGGACATCAAACCTTCTGATATCATCACTCCTAAATCCATTTTAAATGCACTTCGTGTAGTCACCATTCTTGGTGGTTCAACTAACGCTGCTTTACATATGATTGCGATTGCAAGGACAATGGGAATTCCACTTGATTTGGAACAAATTCAAAAAGTCACTGATACCACTCCGCTTCTCGCAGATATGAAACCAAGTGGAAAGTATCTTATGGAAGACCTGCATGCCATCGGGGGAACTCCTGCCATCATGAAATTCATGTTACGCGAAGGTTTACTTGATGGTTCTTGTTTGACGGTTACGGGAAAAACCATTGCAGAAAACTTAGAAGCACTACCTGATCTTCCGAGTGACCAGGACTTACTTCGACCTGTTAGTAACCCCATCAAAAAAGAGGGCCATATCCAAGTTCTCTATGGCAATATTGCCAAAAAAGGGGCTGTGGCAAAAATCACAGGACATGAAGGGGAGATGTTTGAAGGCAAAGCCATCTGTTTTGATTCGGAAGTAGAAGCCAATGCTGGGATTCGCGATGGAAAGGTAAAACCAGGCCATGTGGTTGTGATTCGTTATGTGGGTCCCAAAGGTGGACCAGGAATGCCTGAGATGTTAAAACCCACTTCTGCGATCATTGGAGCGGGTCTTGGTGACAACGTGGCACTTATCACTGATGGAAGGTTCTCTGGAGGAAGTCATGGATTTGTAGTAGGCCATATCACCCCAGAAGCAATGGAAGGAGGGGAAATCGCCTTTGTCCAAGATGGGGATAAAATTCTCATTGATGCTCGCACCAACAAACTAGAGGTTTTGGTTTCTCCAGAAGAATTGGAAAAAAGAAGAGCGGCCTGGAAAAAACCACCGTACAGGATCACCACTGGATATTTATGGAAGTACATCCAGATGGTAAAAGATGCAAGTACTGGTTGTTTGACAGACCGTTAA
- a CDS encoding pirin family protein, with protein MKHKSILYAQKLDFQWPTSDPFLFCVHHEDFYPKGNGKFGPDASLQGRQIGQDFAGKDGWRMYHGETIPGFPGHPHRGFETVTVVQRGLIDHADSQGAAGRYGDGDVQWMTAGAGIQHSEMFPLVDESAENTLELFQIWLNLPAKNKFVDPHFKMFWNEDIPVKVISDTAGKKVKIKTVAGSLFGEKPLDPPPDSWAGDPKNEVGIYILDLDPEASFVLPASSEGNNRNLYYFRGEGLVIDEVLVPGKHMYNLKSDVSAELKNGSEAARILILEGKPIAEPVVQYGPFVMNKQEEIQQAFDDYRKTQFGGWPWDSYDPVHVGKGRFARHADGKEEIPTKS; from the coding sequence ATGAAACACAAATCAATATTATACGCGCAAAAACTCGATTTCCAATGGCCAACATCGGATCCATTTTTGTTTTGTGTTCACCACGAAGATTTTTATCCCAAAGGCAATGGAAAGTTTGGCCCAGATGCTTCTCTACAAGGAAGACAAATTGGCCAAGACTTTGCCGGCAAAGATGGATGGAGGATGTATCATGGGGAAACCATTCCTGGATTTCCTGGTCATCCACACCGCGGATTTGAAACAGTCACTGTAGTCCAAAGGGGTCTGATTGACCATGCTGATTCCCAAGGAGCTGCCGGCAGGTATGGAGATGGGGACGTACAATGGATGACAGCCGGTGCTGGGATCCAACATTCCGAAATGTTTCCTTTGGTGGATGAATCGGCAGAAAATACTTTGGAACTTTTTCAGATTTGGTTAAATCTTCCTGCTAAAAATAAATTTGTAGATCCACATTTCAAAATGTTTTGGAACGAAGACATTCCTGTTAAAGTTATCTCAGATACCGCTGGTAAAAAAGTAAAAATCAAAACGGTCGCAGGATCTTTGTTTGGCGAAAAACCACTAGACCCTCCACCAGATTCCTGGGCAGGAGATCCAAAAAACGAAGTAGGAATTTATATTTTAGATTTAGATCCAGAAGCCAGTTTTGTTCTTCCCGCAAGTTCAGAAGGTAACAATAGAAATCTATATTATTTCCGAGGGGAAGGACTTGTCATCGATGAGGTCTTAGTTCCCGGAAAACATATGTACAATCTAAAGTCTGATGTTTCTGCAGAATTAAAAAATGGATCGGAAGCGGCCCGTATTTTGATTTTAGAAGGAAAACCCATTGCCGAACCAGTGGTGCAATATGGACCTTTTGTGATGAACAAACAAGAAGAAATACAACAGGCGTTTGACGACTATCGCAAAACACAATTTGGTGGATGGCCTTGGGATTCTTACGATCCAGTCCATGTCGGCAAAGGTAGATTTGCCAGACATGCAGATGGCAAAGAAGAAATTCCCACTAAATCCTAA
- a CDS encoding PAS domain-containing sensor histidine kinase, producing the protein MPLNPKTYESLVADLKRLEEENRTLKQTRDDIANKQSDLIHTLQFTQFSIDTISEAIVWLDEDGNYVFVNEAACKNYGYTKEELLSMQMFQVDPLFSTERWKAHWQEILDRKSFTIETINKRKDGTPVPIEVTVNLVEYGGKQYNCAIIRDITEQKLSEEKLKQSTIRLAELNDTKDKFFSIIAHDLRGPLGTQREFTKILNEKDSKFSDMERTTYLKMLEESSDLVYSLLENLLDWARSQTGNIVFQPTSIPFFDLIQRVISLLKLSANKKDVTIINQVPKDKMIFGDLFMIETILRNLISNAIKYSKIKTEVIVGVLEFDSIKSLEAKLEYKKLNSNLPTDSTVFFVKDSGIGMQKEQVESLFRLDKKFSTKGTAEESGTGLGLILCKEFIDKHQGNIWVKSKPGIGSTFFVGLGQNAIS; encoded by the coding sequence ATGCCACTGAATCCAAAAACTTACGAATCCCTAGTGGCAGACCTAAAACGTTTAGAAGAAGAAAATCGAACGTTAAAACAAACTCGTGATGATATCGCAAATAAACAGTCAGATCTAATTCATACACTCCAATTCACACAGTTTTCTATTGATACTATATCAGAAGCGATCGTCTGGCTTGATGAAGATGGGAATTACGTTTTCGTAAATGAAGCCGCATGTAAAAATTATGGATACACAAAAGAAGAATTACTTTCTATGCAAATGTTCCAAGTCGATCCTTTATTTAGTACAGAACGATGGAAGGCACATTGGCAAGAAATTTTAGATCGAAAATCCTTCACAATAGAAACTATTAATAAAAGAAAGGATGGGACTCCTGTTCCCATCGAAGTAACCGTAAATTTAGTCGAATATGGAGGAAAACAATACAATTGTGCCATCATTAGAGACATTACTGAACAAAAATTATCAGAAGAAAAACTAAAACAATCTACTATTCGCTTAGCAGAACTCAATGATACGAAAGATAAATTTTTTTCCATCATCGCTCATGACTTAAGAGGACCCTTGGGAACTCAAAGAGAATTCACCAAAATTTTAAATGAAAAAGATTCAAAATTTTCAGATATGGAAAGGACTACATATTTAAAGATGTTGGAGGAATCTTCCGACTTAGTTTATTCTTTACTCGAAAATTTATTGGATTGGGCCAGATCTCAAACTGGAAATATTGTCTTTCAACCTACTTCCATTCCATTTTTCGATCTCATTCAACGAGTCATTAGTTTATTAAAACTTTCCGCTAACAAAAAAGATGTGACCATCATCAATCAAGTTCCAAAAGATAAAATGATTTTTGGTGATTTATTTATGATTGAAACTATATTGAGGAATTTAATTTCCAATGCTATCAAATATAGTAAAATTAAAACTGAAGTCATTGTTGGTGTTTTAGAATTTGATTCAATAAAAAGTTTAGAAGCCAAATTAGAATATAAAAAATTAAATTCAAATTTACCAACGGATTCTACTGTTTTCTTTGTAAAAGACTCAGGAATCGGAATGCAAAAAGAACAAGTAGAAAGTCTCTTTCGATTGGATAAAAAGTTTTCTACGAAAGGCACTGCAGAGGAATCGGGAACGGGACTTGGACTCATTCTATGTAAGGAATTTATTGATAAACACCAGGGAAACATTTGGGTGAAAAGTAAACCAGGAATCGGTTCTACTTTTTTTGTAGGATTAGGACAAAACGCAATTTCTTGA